Proteins encoded by one window of Blautia argi:
- a CDS encoding vWA domain-containing protein: MTEYTIDCLGLEELTGLMEAEGRALCSKIWGRDKSLSAEEVYERLKALKPGKQALDSWKKIFAADSHTYWRTVGSERIQEIRQAADGIKAKGQAGEKGSTGRRGSEKGECQEWYQLQETRRREYHRFLRSFAVEREELQLDLESFDYIPYLYGMFRYGNLPLLEPLEYIEARKLEELVIAIDTSGSCSRGVVQRFLEETYSVLSRREDFFKKMKVYIFQCDCYVQEAVLVTKEKEWKDYLKKIRIQGRGGTDFRPVFRYVKELQQKGELKNLKALLYYTDGDGIYPREKTDYKTVFLLTRKPPKEAKIPAWAQLMYMDERKQGEDIV, encoded by the coding sequence GTGACAGAATACACCATAGACTGTCTGGGGCTGGAAGAACTGACAGGTCTTATGGAAGCGGAAGGAAGGGCGCTTTGCAGCAAAATCTGGGGAAGGGACAAAAGTCTGTCAGCAGAGGAAGTATATGAAAGGCTGAAAGCATTAAAGCCCGGAAAGCAGGCACTGGATTCCTGGAAAAAGATTTTTGCTGCAGACAGCCATACATACTGGAGAACCGTGGGTTCGGAAAGAATTCAGGAAATCCGACAGGCGGCAGACGGGATCAAAGCCAAAGGGCAGGCAGGAGAAAAAGGAAGTACAGGAAGGCGGGGCAGTGAGAAAGGAGAATGCCAGGAGTGGTACCAGCTTCAGGAAACCCGCAGACGGGAATATCACAGGTTTCTGCGAAGCTTTGCTGTGGAAAGAGAAGAATTACAGTTAGATTTGGAAAGCTTTGACTATATTCCTTATTTGTATGGTATGTTCAGGTATGGCAATCTTCCGCTCCTGGAGCCTCTGGAATACATAGAAGCCAGAAAACTGGAGGAGCTGGTGATTGCCATTGATACTTCTGGCTCCTGCAGCCGCGGGGTGGTGCAGCGATTTCTGGAAGAAACCTACAGTGTTTTAAGCCGGCGGGAGGATTTTTTCAAAAAAATGAAGGTTTACATTTTCCAATGCGACTGCTATGTACAGGAGGCGGTTTTGGTGACAAAGGAAAAGGAATGGAAGGACTATCTGAAGAAAATTCGGATACAGGGAAGAGGGGGGACAGATTTTCGGCCTGTTTTTAGGTATGTGAAAGAACTGCAGCAAAAGGGGGAACTGAAAAATCTGAAGGCACTTTTATATTATACAGACGGCGATGGCATTTATCCCCGGGAGAAGACAGATTATAAAACCGTTTTTCTTCTCACGCGCAAGCCGCCGAAGGAGGCAAAAATACCCGCATGGGCGCAGCTGATGTACATGGACGAGAGAAAACAGGGAGAGGATATTGTATGA
- a CDS encoding arginase family protein, whose translation MWDKTVIMNFSGIYPQEPFFQAQQGRWLDMTGMEGVNCYCTPEAEEAIQKQIKEMPLFGIHFLDSGNYHYLSKLWLKKIEEPFDLLVFDNHTDMQEAAFFGLLSCGSWVREVLDTNPELSKVCVTGPSKAAFSECDAQNRGITAVTAEELSQKKEETLERFLAGSSSPLYLSIDMDLLSREAARTNWDQGEVLLPQLLKMIRLAFVHRRILGADICGENPQDTAEMPRGEDLEINSRTTAGLWGCLAEEMEKQEAYEKECRSLDEKFLSGKQEKIRLELALKRYFSCRTWEKDKVRKEYGSYLSLRIRPAGEWLIQQRENRKLAVLLEDFQLQGAVLESLLLKAEKYQNTEAQIFLLQKKKEQQGFKEEGWEF comes from the coding sequence ATGTGGGATAAAACAGTTATTATGAATTTTTCGGGAATTTATCCTCAGGAACCCTTTTTTCAGGCACAGCAGGGCAGATGGTTGGATATGACAGGAATGGAAGGAGTGAACTGTTACTGTACGCCTGAGGCAGAGGAAGCGATACAGAAGCAGATAAAGGAAATGCCTCTTTTTGGTATTCATTTTCTGGATTCCGGGAATTATCATTATTTAAGCAAGCTCTGGCTGAAAAAAATAGAAGAACCTTTTGATTTGCTGGTGTTTGACAATCACACAGATATGCAGGAGGCTGCTTTTTTCGGACTGCTTTCCTGCGGAAGCTGGGTGAGGGAGGTGCTGGATACCAATCCGGAACTTTCAAAGGTATGTGTAACAGGACCGTCCAAAGCCGCTTTTTCGGAATGTGATGCCCAAAATAGAGGGATAACGGCAGTGACCGCAGAAGAGCTTTCTCAGAAAAAGGAGGAAACGCTGGAGAGATTTTTGGCAGGCAGTTCTTCTCCGCTATATTTATCCATTGATATGGATCTTCTTTCCAGGGAGGCGGCAAGAACTAACTGGGATCAGGGAGAGGTACTTCTGCCTCAGCTTTTGAAGATGATACGGTTGGCGTTTGTTCACCGTAGAATCCTGGGGGCTGATATTTGCGGTGAAAATCCGCAGGATACAGCCGAAATGCCAAGAGGTGAAGATCTGGAAATTAACAGCCGTACAACTGCAGGTTTATGGGGCTGTCTGGCAGAAGAGATGGAAAAACAGGAGGCTTATGAAAAAGAATGCCGCAGTCTTGATGAGAAGTTTCTTTCCGGCAAGCAGGAAAAGATCAGGCTGGAACTTGCCTTAAAGAGGTATTTTTCCTGCAGGACATGGGAAAAGGACAAGGTAAGAAAGGAATATGGTTCCTATCTTTCCCTGCGTATCCGTCCGGCAGGAGAATGGCTGATACAACAGAGAGAAAACAGAAAGCTTGCGGTCTTATTGGAGGATTTTCAGTTGCAGGGCGCGGTACTGGAATCCTTGCTTTTGAAGGCGGAAAAATATCAAAACACAGAGGCACAGATTTTCCTTTTACAGAAGAAGAAAGAGCAGCAGGGATTTAAAGAGGAAGGCTGGGAATTTTAA
- the scpB gene encoding SMC-Scp complex subunit ScpB: MELKKVEGAIEALLFAMGESVELSALAKAIGHDVETTGKIVRNMMLKYQEEDRGIKIIELENAFQMCTKEEYYDYLVKMALQPKKAVLSDVMLETLSIIAYKQPVTKLEIEKIRGVKCDHAIAKLMEYGLVQEVGRLDAPGRPILLGTTEEFLRNFGVQGLDELPEIDPVQMEDFKAEAEEEIQLQLNI, translated from the coding sequence ATGGAACTGAAAAAAGTGGAAGGCGCCATTGAGGCGTTGCTGTTTGCCATGGGAGAATCTGTAGAGCTTTCGGCCCTGGCAAAGGCCATTGGGCATGATGTGGAAACCACAGGGAAGATTGTGCGGAATATGATGCTGAAGTATCAGGAGGAAGACCGGGGAATTAAGATTATTGAGCTGGAAAATGCATTTCAGATGTGTACTAAGGAAGAGTATTATGATTATTTGGTAAAAATGGCGCTGCAGCCGAAAAAAGCAGTGCTGTCTGATGTCATGCTGGAAACCCTGTCTATTATTGCCTACAAGCAGCCGGTAACAAAGCTGGAAATAGAGAAGATCAGGGGTGTAAAATGTGACCATGCTATTGCGAAGCTGATGGAATACGGGCTTGTGCAGGAAGTAGGACGACTGGACGCACCGGGAAGACCGATTCTTCTGGGGACTACGGAAGAATTTTTGAGAAATTTCGGGGTGCAGGGGTTGGACGAGTTGCCGGAGATTGATCCGGTGCAGATGGAGGATTTTAAGGCAGAGGCAGAAGAAGAGATTCAGCTTCAGCTAAATATATAG
- a CDS encoding metallophosphoesterase — MKKFKIVKYEIISEKLKQQGFRAAVISDLHNLEFGQKNERLLQALKEGKPDMLLIAGDLVLGKKGASVHKAYEFLREAVKLFPVFYSLGNHEQRMKQQPEIYGKGYLMLEKKLRRIGVVMLENTTRIWEGKGEKVLLTGLMLPYSYYARRGKQRLEKRDLNRLVGKASKEEFQILLAHTPKYGDTYLEWGGDLTLSGHYHGGMVRVPFLGGAVSPDLRLFPKYCRGHFEREGHHLIVSAGLGEHTIPLRVFNPRELLFIDCLPKSRG; from the coding sequence GTGAAGAAATTTAAAATCGTCAAATATGAAATAATATCGGAGAAACTGAAACAGCAGGGCTTTCGCGCTGCTGTTATCAGTGATTTGCACAATCTGGAATTTGGACAAAAAAATGAAAGGCTTCTTCAGGCTTTAAAAGAGGGTAAGCCGGATATGCTTCTTATTGCAGGAGATTTGGTGCTGGGGAAAAAGGGGGCGTCTGTACACAAAGCCTATGAATTTCTCCGTGAGGCAGTAAAGCTCTTTCCTGTGTTTTATTCTCTCGGCAATCATGAACAGCGTATGAAGCAGCAGCCGGAAATTTACGGAAAAGGGTATCTGATGCTGGAGAAAAAGCTGCGGCGCATAGGTGTTGTGATGCTGGAAAATACCACAAGGATATGGGAAGGAAAGGGAGAGAAGGTTTTGCTTACAGGACTTATGCTTCCCTATTCCTATTATGCAAGAAGAGGGAAACAGAGGCTTGAGAAGCGGGATCTGAATCGCCTGGTGGGAAAAGCGTCAAAGGAGGAGTTTCAGATTCTTCTGGCGCATACGCCAAAATACGGGGACACATATCTGGAATGGGGCGGAGATTTGACCCTTTCGGGACATTATCACGGCGGTATGGTGCGTGTGCCTTTTTTAGGCGGTGCGGTAAGTCCGGACTTGCGACTGTTTCCCAAATACTGTCGGGGACATTTTGAGAGAGAAGGGCATCACCTTATTGTCAGCGCCGGGCTTGGGGAGCACACGATTCCCCTTCGGGTTTTTAATCCCAGAGAATTGCTTTTTATAGACTGCCTGCCGAAAAGCAGGGGATAG
- a CDS encoding MATE family efflux transporter, translating into MTMGSPVKIILNFTIPIFIGNMFQQFYSMADTIIVGKFVGTKALAAVGSVGTIMFLILGFLQGLTAGFSVLTAQRFGAGDMAGMRKTVGTAAVLSVGITIVMTVGSMLAMKPLLMFMHTPEDIFQDAYTYIMIICAGIAASVLYNLLSGVLRALGDSKTPLYFLILSAVLNIGLDLLLILVFHMGAAGAAYATVVSQGVSGIGCLFYIAKKVPLLKLHREDFRIEVYMAKMQLAIGLPMALQYSITAIGTMMVQSALNMLGSMSVAAFTAANKIEQIGTQAYVALGTTMATYCAQNMGAGQIKRIRKGFRAATIIGSIYSVLLAIPMVTVGKYLVYFFVSGDVSAIMGQADIYLKCVGIFFIPLTIVNVYRNGIQGMGYGLLPMMAGVAELVGRGVVAMLAAWKHSYVGACLASPFAWVLAGGLLLVMYFKIMKHQEKYFVS; encoded by the coding sequence ATGACCATGGGAAGTCCTGTGAAAATCATTTTGAATTTTACCATACCGATTTTCATAGGCAACATGTTTCAGCAGTTTTACAGTATGGCGGATACCATTATTGTAGGAAAATTTGTAGGAACCAAGGCGCTTGCAGCCGTTGGGAGTGTGGGAACTATTATGTTTTTGATTCTTGGCTTTCTGCAGGGGCTTACGGCAGGGTTTTCCGTATTGACTGCTCAGAGATTCGGCGCAGGGGATATGGCGGGTATGAGAAAAACCGTGGGAACGGCTGCGGTGCTTTCCGTGGGAATAACCATTGTTATGACCGTGGGAAGTATGTTGGCCATGAAGCCGCTTTTGATGTTTATGCACACGCCTGAGGACATTTTTCAGGATGCATATACCTATATTATGATTATCTGTGCTGGAATCGCGGCTAGCGTGCTGTATAATCTGCTGTCCGGTGTTTTAAGAGCTCTGGGTGACAGCAAGACGCCGCTGTATTTTCTGATTTTGTCAGCGGTTTTGAATATTGGGCTGGATTTACTCTTGATTCTTGTATTTCACATGGGAGCAGCAGGAGCAGCGTATGCCACTGTAGTTTCCCAGGGTGTTTCCGGCATTGGCTGTCTTTTTTATATTGCAAAAAAGGTGCCGCTTTTAAAGCTTCATCGGGAGGATTTCAGAATAGAGGTCTATATGGCAAAGATGCAGCTTGCCATTGGGCTGCCTATGGCGCTGCAGTATTCCATTACTGCCATTGGAACTATGATGGTGCAGTCTGCCCTGAATATGCTGGGTTCCATGTCTGTGGCAGCTTTCACTGCTGCAAATAAAATTGAGCAGATAGGAACACAGGCCTATGTGGCGCTTGGAACAACCATGGCAACCTACTGTGCCCAGAATATGGGGGCTGGACAGATAAAGAGGATTCGCAAGGGCTTTCGGGCGGCCACTATTATCGGAAGCATTTACAGTGTGCTTCTGGCAATTCCTATGGTTACGGTGGGAAAATATCTGGTTTACTTCTTTGTATCCGGTGATGTGTCCGCAATTATGGGCCAGGCAGATATTTATTTGAAGTGTGTAGGCATTTTCTTTATCCCTTTAACCATTGTCAATGTATACAGAAATGGAATCCAGGGCATGGGATACGGTCTTTTACCTATGATGGCAGGTGTGGCAGAGCTTGTGGGAAGAGGGGTTGTGGCAATGCTTGCAGCCTGGAAGCACAGCTATGTGGGCGCATGTCTGGCAAGTCCCTTTGCCTGGGTGCTGGCAGGAGGACTTTTACTTGTCATGTACTTTAAGATTATGAAGCATCAGGAGAAATATTTTGTTTCCTGA
- a CDS encoding P-loop NTPase family protein, with protein MSELLASVYQCMEKQKVSRGILFLDEINCVSETLAPAMLQFLQQKTFGTHHLPEGWVIVAAGNPEKYNKSVREFDMATLDRVRNIEIEADYSVWRQYAQKQGIHTAVLSYLDLKQEHFYKLQEKQEGSCFVTARGWEDLSCVLKVYEEMGFSVSVELIEEYIRDREIAGDFIGFYRLCKKYKALYNVDRLFSMENKEEISEKAESLKGAAFDEKLLLMNMAEEGLGERIRRCRLEKAYIKRNLWGIEKNQTGTEAGKEFSGDAKDLYCAEERAGTDFKRAGSAFGRRGRSVS; from the coding sequence ATGAGTGAGCTTCTGGCTTCGGTATATCAGTGTATGGAGAAGCAAAAGGTTTCAAGAGGAATTTTGTTTCTGGACGAAATCAACTGTGTGTCAGAAACCCTGGCGCCTGCCATGCTGCAGTTTTTGCAGCAGAAAACCTTTGGGACTCATCATTTGCCGGAAGGCTGGGTGATTGTGGCAGCAGGAAACCCGGAGAAATATAACAAATCTGTCCGGGAATTTGATATGGCGACCCTGGACCGTGTGCGAAATATAGAAATTGAGGCAGACTATTCGGTGTGGCGACAGTATGCACAAAAACAGGGGATACATACAGCGGTTTTATCTTATCTGGATTTAAAGCAGGAGCATTTTTATAAATTGCAGGAAAAACAGGAGGGAAGCTGTTTTGTCACAGCCAGGGGCTGGGAGGATTTGTCCTGTGTATTAAAGGTTTATGAGGAAATGGGATTCTCCGTTTCCGTGGAATTAATAGAAGAATATATTCGGGACAGAGAGATTGCAGGGGATTTTATAGGATTTTACCGGCTTTGTAAAAAGTATAAGGCTCTTTACAACGTAGACAGACTGTTTTCCATGGAAAACAAGGAAGAAATTTCGGAAAAAGCAGAGTCTTTAAAGGGAGCGGCTTTTGACGAAAAGCTTCTGCTTATGAATATGGCAGAGGAAGGACTGGGAGAGCGCATAAGGCGATGCCGTCTTGAGAAGGCATACATAAAACGGAATCTATGGGGAATTGAAAAAAATCAGACAGGAACTGAAGCCGGAAAAGAATTTTCAGGAGATGCTAAAGACCTGTATTGCGCAGAGGAAAGAGCGGGGACAGATTTTAAAAGAGCAGGCTCTGCTTTTGGGAGAAGAGGAAGAAGTGTATCATAA
- a CDS encoding AAA family ATPase, which produces MNIAQAKQEIIHTVQAYTARDEQGRYKIPLACQRPILLMGPPGIGKTAIMKQIAQEEKIGLVEYTLTHHTRQSAVGLPVLEKRVFGGRGIHGNRIYHE; this is translated from the coding sequence ATGAATATAGCGCAGGCAAAACAGGAAATTATCCATACGGTACAGGCGTACACCGCAAGAGATGAACAGGGCAGGTATAAAATTCCTCTGGCGTGTCAGCGTCCCATTTTGCTCATGGGACCGCCGGGAATCGGGAAAACTGCCATTATGAAGCAGATTGCTCAGGAAGAAAAGATTGGGCTGGTGGAATATACGCTGACCCATCACACACGGCAGAGCGCCGTAGGGCTTCCTGTTCTGGAAAAGAGAGTTTTCGGAGGCAGGGGAATACACGGTAACAGAATATACCATGAGTGA
- a CDS encoding D-alanyl-D-alanine carboxypeptidase family protein: protein MRRKTAIFLSWALILWVLLTGFPCAVRAEEELITAPHGVLMEASTGKIIYEKDMDTRVRPASITKIMTLVLIFDELEKGNLHMEDEVVTSAYAKSMGGSQVFLEEGEKQSVETMIKCIVIASGNDASVAMAEHIAGSEGEFVKRMNERAAGLGMENTHFEDCCGLTESENHYTSAHDVALMSRELVTKYPKILEYSSVWLDTITHVTEKGTSEFGLTNTNKLVRSYEGCVGLKTGSTSVAKYCVSAVAKRNGITLISVVMTAPDYKVRFKDAAAMLNLGFGSCKLYTDEHQKAPGKVQVKGGVLDEVSCSYKEKFQYLDTRGENLDSIKKKIRIKKSVQAPVKKGEKAGSADYYLGKEKIGSVDLVFDRDIKKAEYRDYLKKAWEIFMGKDSKNISEKK, encoded by the coding sequence ATGAGGAGAAAAACAGCAATTTTTTTAAGCTGGGCGCTGATTTTGTGGGTTTTGCTTACCGGATTTCCCTGTGCAGTCAGGGCAGAGGAAGAACTGATTACAGCGCCTCACGGTGTTTTAATGGAGGCGTCCACAGGAAAGATTATTTATGAGAAGGATATGGACACCAGAGTAAGACCCGCCAGTATTACGAAAATCATGACCCTGGTTCTGATTTTTGATGAACTGGAAAAGGGGAATCTACATATGGAAGACGAAGTGGTGACAAGCGCTTATGCAAAATCTATGGGAGGCTCTCAGGTCTTTTTGGAGGAGGGCGAGAAGCAGAGTGTGGAAACCATGATAAAATGTATTGTAATTGCTTCGGGAAATGACGCCAGCGTAGCTATGGCAGAGCATATTGCAGGCAGCGAAGGCGAATTTGTGAAGCGTATGAATGAAAGGGCGGCAGGGCTTGGAATGGAAAATACCCATTTTGAGGACTGCTGCGGTCTTACAGAATCAGAAAATCATTATACCAGCGCCCACGATGTGGCGCTCATGTCAAGAGAACTGGTCACCAAATACCCGAAAATTCTGGAGTATTCCTCTGTGTGGCTGGATACCATTACCCATGTGACAGAAAAAGGAACCAGTGAGTTTGGCCTGACTAATACCAATAAACTGGTGCGAAGTTATGAAGGCTGCGTAGGTTTGAAAACCGGCAGTACCAGTGTGGCAAAGTATTGTGTGTCCGCAGTGGCGAAGAGAAACGGAATTACCCTTATCAGTGTGGTGATGACAGCCCCGGATTATAAAGTGCGGTTTAAAGATGCTGCAGCAATGCTGAACCTGGGATTCGGAAGCTGTAAGCTCTACACAGACGAGCATCAAAAAGCGCCGGGCAAAGTGCAGGTAAAGGGCGGCGTCTTAGATGAGGTTTCCTGCAGCTACAAGGAAAAGTTTCAGTATTTGGATACCAGAGGAGAAAACTTGGATTCCATTAAAAAGAAAATCAGAATAAAGAAGAGCGTACAGGCACCTGTAAAGAAGGGAGAAAAAGCGGGAAGTGCGGATTACTATCTGGGAAAAGAGAAAATCGGAAGCGTTGATCTTGTCTTTGACAGAGATATAAAAAAGGCAGAATACAGGGATTATCTGAAGAAAGCCTGGGAAATTTTTATGGGAAAGGACAGCAAAAATATTTCTGAGAAGAAATAA
- a CDS encoding putative ABC transporter permease, with amino-acid sequence MLWTKAVLGTDVYHIIQWFLIYSILGWVVESIYMSICNRRLTNRGFVKGPICPIYGVGALTVYFLLRPVGDNLYLLYFLGCVIPTLLEYVTARLMLSIFGEVWWDYSEKPFNYKGILCLESTLAWGFYTLGLFLFLHRGVEWVVNRYSFQTGTWLGGIILLLFFLDFLHALYQKKKDSLPDSLHLLKRLSH; translated from the coding sequence ATGTTGTGGACAAAAGCAGTTTTGGGGACAGATGTCTATCATATTATCCAATGGTTTTTGATTTACAGTATTCTGGGCTGGGTGGTGGAGTCCATTTATATGTCTATCTGCAACCGCAGGCTGACAAACCGGGGGTTTGTAAAAGGACCCATTTGTCCTATTTATGGAGTAGGTGCGCTGACTGTGTATTTTCTGCTTCGCCCGGTAGGAGATAATCTTTATCTGTTGTATTTTCTGGGCTGCGTGATTCCAACCCTTTTAGAATATGTGACTGCGCGTTTGATGCTGAGTATTTTCGGGGAGGTCTGGTGGGATTACTCAGAAAAGCCTTTTAATTATAAGGGAATTTTATGTCTGGAAAGCACCCTTGCATGGGGCTTTTATACTCTGGGGCTGTTCCTGTTCTTACACAGAGGGGTAGAATGGGTAGTGAACCGATATTCTTTTCAGACAGGAACCTGGCTGGGAGGAATTATACTTCTTCTGTTTTTTTTGGATTTTCTCCATGCACTGTATCAGAAGAAAAAGGACAGCCTTCCGGATAGCCTCCATCTGTTAAAACGGCTGTCCCACTAG
- a CDS encoding segregation and condensation protein A — MGIPVKLQVFEGPLDLLLHLIEKNKVNIYDIPIVEITDQYMEYIHAMEREDLNIMSEFMVMAATLISIKCKMLLPKEVNEEGEEEDPREELVRQLLEYKMYKYMSYELRDRMAAAAKNVYKLPTIPKEVLAYREPVDTKELLDGLTLKKLNDIFQSVMRRQEDKVDPIRSKFGKIEKEEVSLPDKMKEVGEYARFHRYFGFRDLLSRQASKVQVIVTFLAILELMKMGIIRISQRELFDEIEIESLQEEG; from the coding sequence ATGGGAATCCCGGTAAAGTTGCAGGTGTTTGAAGGTCCGTTAGACCTTTTGCTGCATCTTATTGAAAAAAACAAAGTGAATATTTATGACATTCCCATTGTAGAGATTACAGATCAATACATGGAATACATTCATGCCATGGAACGGGAAGATTTGAATATTATGAGTGAATTCATGGTTATGGCGGCAACGCTGATTTCCATTAAATGTAAAATGCTTTTGCCAAAAGAGGTAAATGAAGAAGGGGAAGAGGAAGACCCCAGAGAAGAACTGGTGCGCCAGCTTCTGGAATATAAAATGTACAAATACATGTCCTATGAGCTTCGCGATCGTATGGCAGCAGCGGCAAAAAATGTATACAAGCTGCCAACTATTCCGAAAGAGGTGCTGGCATACAGGGAGCCGGTGGATACCAAGGAGCTTTTGGACGGTCTGACACTGAAAAAGCTGAATGATATTTTCCAGAGCGTGATGCGCAGACAGGAGGACAAGGTAGACCCAATCCGAAGCAAGTTTGGAAAAATTGAGAAGGAGGAGGTCAGTCTTCCTGATAAAATGAAAGAGGTTGGGGAATATGCCAGATTTCACAGATATTTCGGATTTCGGGATTTGCTCAGCCGTCAGGCCAGCAAGGTACAGGTAATTGTCACATTTCTGGCAATTCTGGAGCTGATGAAAATGGGGATTATCCGTATCAGTCAGAGAGAACTTTTTGATGAAATTGAAATAGAATCCCTTCAGGAGGAAGGATAA
- a CDS encoding D-alanyl-D-alanine carboxypeptidase family protein — MGKIGKGIFLRLIILLGMFFCIPPVLCYGDEKTAEVGNLYALSAVLMDGDSGRILYEKNGREQRPMASTTKIMTCIVVLENSRPEEAATVSAYAASMPKVRLGVQEGEQYRVEDLLYSLMLESHNDTAVVLAEHVAGSVEAFADLMNKKAEEIGCRDTCFITPNGLDAEKETKNGKREHSTTAADLARILRYCIKDSPKREAFLSITAAPSHGFSDCEGRRSFSCVNHNAFLTMMEGALTGKTGFTAKAGYCYVGALKREDKTFIVALLGCGWPNNKGYKWADTRKLMEYGLEHYSLQKLSDAEFPKLPSTVPVENGQSPILGEEKELPLFCKPIKDQMVLLGPGEKVEVVYEGVPFLTAPVKKGERVGTLTYKTGDFIWAEQEITAREAIEEINFAWCLEQTIKRFGAG, encoded by the coding sequence ATGGGAAAAATCGGAAAAGGAATTTTTTTACGGCTGATAATCCTTCTGGGAATGTTCTTTTGTATTCCCCCTGTTCTGTGCTATGGAGATGAGAAAACAGCAGAGGTGGGAAATCTCTATGCCCTGTCTGCTGTTTTAATGGACGGGGATTCCGGCAGGATTCTCTATGAAAAAAACGGAAGAGAGCAAAGACCCATGGCAAGTACCACAAAAATTATGACCTGTATTGTGGTTCTGGAAAATAGCCGGCCAGAGGAAGCAGCTACAGTTTCTGCCTATGCTGCCAGTATGCCAAAGGTACGCCTGGGTGTGCAGGAGGGGGAGCAGTATCGAGTGGAGGATTTGCTGTATTCTCTTATGCTGGAAAGTCACAACGATACAGCCGTGGTGCTGGCAGAGCATGTGGCAGGCAGTGTGGAGGCGTTTGCAGACCTAATGAATAAAAAAGCAGAAGAAATCGGGTGTAGGGATACTTGTTTTATTACACCAAACGGATTGGACGCAGAAAAGGAAACAAAAAACGGAAAGAGAGAACACAGTACAACTGCGGCAGATCTTGCCCGGATTTTGCGTTATTGTATAAAAGATTCTCCGAAAAGAGAAGCATTTCTTTCCATTACCGCTGCGCCCTCCCATGGTTTTTCTGACTGTGAGGGAAGGCGGAGTTTTTCCTGTGTAAATCACAATGCCTTTCTTACCATGATGGAGGGCGCACTTACCGGAAAAACAGGATTTACGGCAAAGGCAGGCTACTGCTATGTGGGAGCTTTAAAACGGGAAGATAAAACTTTTATTGTGGCTCTTTTGGGCTGTGGCTGGCCGAATAATAAGGGATATAAGTGGGCAGACACCAGAAAACTTATGGAGTATGGGCTGGAACATTACAGCCTCCAGAAGCTTTCTGATGCAGAGTTTCCAAAGCTTCCCAGCACTGTGCCTGTAGAAAATGGACAAAGCCCGATTTTGGGAGAAGAGAAGGAACTGCCTCTTTTCTGCAAGCCAATAAAAGACCAGATGGTGCTGCTTGGACCGGGAGAAAAGGTGGAGGTGGTCTATGAAGGAGTGCCGTTCCTTACCGCACCTGTAAAAAAGGGAGAGAGAGTCGGTACTCTGACCTACAAAACAGGGGATTTTATCTGGGCAGAACAGGAAATTACAGCCAGAGAAGCCATAGAGGAGATTAATTTTGCCTGGTGTTTGGAGCAGACCATAAAAAGATTTGGGGCAGGTTGA
- a CDS encoding nitroreductase family protein, whose product MNEVMKNILTRRSIRAFLNREIPKEELEQIVQAGLYAPSGHNYQTWRFTVVTDRKEIQRLAKIIGEKLGREHYDMYNPQVLLVPSNERENPHGMEDNACALENIFLAAHSFGIGSVWINQLRDICEEEEVRDILTDWGIPENHQVFGMAALGYGKTEPEQKVKKVGIVHYVG is encoded by the coding sequence ATGAATGAAGTAATGAAAAATATTCTGACAAGAAGAAGCATCAGAGCCTTTCTGAACAGAGAAATTCCTAAAGAGGAACTGGAACAGATTGTACAGGCAGGGCTTTATGCACCCAGCGGACATAATTACCAGACCTGGAGATTTACAGTTGTTACAGACAGAAAGGAAATTCAGCGTCTTGCAAAAATAATCGGAGAAAAACTGGGGCGGGAGCATTATGATATGTATAATCCCCAGGTTTTGCTTGTTCCTTCTAATGAAAGGGAGAATCCTCATGGCATGGAGGATAATGCCTGCGCCCTTGAAAATATTTTTCTGGCAGCCCATTCCTTTGGCATAGGCTCTGTCTGGATTAATCAGTTAAGAGATATCTGTGAAGAGGAGGAAGTACGGGACATTCTCACAGACTGGGGGATTCCTGAAAATCATCAGGTTTTTGGTATGGCAGCCCTTGGCTATGGCAAAACAGAACCGGAACAAAAGGTAAAAAAGGTCGGGATCGTGCATTATGTGGGATAA